AGTCTTTAAGAACGTGATGATGATACACACGCCAAAAGAATTTAGTTTTGCGGAAAACTTAAATTACCTGCAGCGGTCTCCGAATGAATGTCTGTTCACAATTGTTGATGAAAAGATTTATCGAGCGATCAGAGTAGGTTCGGAAACCACGTTAGTGAAGATTAGCGCAGAGGAAGAATCGACCCTTGCCATTCATTTTTTGAACAATACCTCACCTGAAAATAAAGACGTTCGTTCAAAGGTAATTCAATACATTCGCGAATGGTTTGACCTGGACACAGACTTACTGCCCTTCTATAAACTCGCAGAAACGGATCCGTTTTTGAAGCGGCCTGTGTCACAGTTCTACGGATTACGGAATATGGGAATACCTGAATTGTTTGAAGCCTTGGCATGGGGAATTCTGGGTCAGCAAATAAATCTTGGCTATGCGTACACTCTAAAACGGCGTTTAGTTGAAAAGTATGGCACATATATAGAATGGAACGGCTCCAAGTATTGGAACTTTCCAACACCTGAAGACATAGCTATATTAAATGTGGAAGATCTATTCGAATTGAAGATGACTGTAAAAAAATGCGAATACCTCATTGGTGTAGCACAACTTCTTGTTAATGATGTCATAAGCAAAGAGAAGCTGCTGGCTTTGAAGAATATTAATGAAGCCGAGAAAACTTTGGTTAAGATACGAGGCATTGGACCATGGACGGCCAATTATGTCTTAATGCGGTGTCTTCGATTTCAAGCGGCGTTTCCAATTGACGACGTTGGCTTGCATAATTCTATTAAGCTTCTACTGGAGATGGAACAAAAGCCGACGAAGGAAGAGATCAGAAAATATGCGGCTGCTTGGAAGAATTGGGAATCTTATGCGACATTCTATTTATGGAGATTGTTATATTAACAAAGGTTTAAAGCCTATTGAATTAATGACATAACCATTTGTAGTGGATATAAAAAACACAGAAACAATACTCAGGATGCATTCAAACGCACCTGAGCATTGTTTGAACTGCTTAATTAGTTGTTTGGGCTACTACTTTATGAAGGGCATTTGCGACAGTTCCATATTCGCTCGCATGTGGACGATCGTCTCCGTCTTCATAGCCATAATCAAACATCCGGTTTCTATTCAAAGTCAGCTTCGTGAATGACGGCCGCAACAAATCAAATAGCTCGAAACGTTCCTGCAATTGAGGGAATTTCTTTTGATACGAAAGGATTTCCTCACGAACAATGTTCCAAAAACGATATTCAGAAAACTGTTCATTCTCTTGCAGTATGTCGCTTAAGTAGCGGAAGTGACAAATGAACAATCCTGTTAAGATGAACTGAGTCAGTCCTTCAGGCGGTTCGGTGCGCAACACTTTCTTTAATTCCACTGACAGTCCTGCCAGCTCCTGAAACGGCTGGTCACTAATATTTACATCATCAACGAAATCCTTCATGATAATCCGTTCCGGTGTGTAATTTTTTAGGACAAGCACGGTATTTTGGCCATGTGGTGAAAAGACAGTTCCATATTGATATAAATAATGAAGCAGAGGAGGCAAAACAGAGTTCGTCAATTTCTGGACCCACTCCTCTACGCTAAGCCCGGATTTTTCTATGAGTTGGGAAACGAAAGGAATCCCTTCTTGATCCACATGGAGCAACGCAGCCAATGTGATTGCATGTTCATTATCACTTAGTTCCTTATAGATACTTTCTCTCCATACGACACCGAGCATTTCTAAATATTGATAAGGAGCTCCCTTCAATTGATGGAATGTGCGGTGATTGACATTCATCGTCGCAACCTCGCCTAACAGCCCTAGCCGGCATGTTTCTTTTAAATACGAATCGTTTTCTAGGATGTTTTTCATAAATTTCGTTACGTCTGGTGCGATGACGGTTCTCTCACTAGGCAATCCTCTATAAACAAGCGTATTTAAAATACTCATTGGCAGCTTTACATGAAACTTTTCTTTGTTGGAAAGATTGACAAATGTGCGTATGGATTGCTGAGGGAGATATTCATCTTCTCCTTCTCCTAACGGTATAATTTCTTTTTTTGCTATTTCCGCTGCAAACATAGAGACAATGGTTTGATTCCATTGCCATGAATGAATCGGCATGAAGTAATAATCCGTATCGTTTACACCTAAAGTGCTAAGCCTTTTTCCAAATCGTTCTCGTTTCTCTTGATCCAGCTCTTGTTCGATTACATGTTCATAAGCTAAGCCATCAACGGAATGGAATGTGCCGATATTTTGATGGACGGCGATCCAAGATAAGTTCACCTTCTTTTTTTGCTCAGGTGCATATTGGACGTAATCATCGTATCCGAAACCAATACGTCCCTTATTATAAGTAATC
This window of the Bacillus gobiensis genome carries:
- a CDS encoding DNA-3-methyladenine glycosylase 2 gives rise to the protein MEHSREVFKNVMMIHTPKEFSFAENLNYLQRSPNECLFTIVDEKIYRAIRVGSETTLVKISAEEESTLAIHFLNNTSPENKDVRSKVIQYIREWFDLDTDLLPFYKLAETDPFLKRPVSQFYGLRNMGIPELFEALAWGILGQQINLGYAYTLKRRLVEKYGTYIEWNGSKYWNFPTPEDIAILNVEDLFELKMTVKKCEYLIGVAQLLVNDVISKEKLLALKNINEAEKTLVKIRGIGPWTANYVLMRCLRFQAAFPIDDVGLHNSIKLLLEMEQKPTKEEIRKYAAAWKNWESYATFYLWRLLY
- a CDS encoding IucA/IucC family protein — protein: MKIIETPLQMLTEKAWQEADRKLLAKMLQEFIYEEIIIPTLLSKKEDTHYYEWRDKKGTVYRFEAKPRLFDSFHILVESIDVNLIEDTDIPLSLGLLLSIQEEGKMTGSTAGHLVKEYLHTLVADTHLKEKAKSSAQLTELGYAELEGEMTGHPWITYNKGRIGFGYDDYVQYAPEQKKKVNLSWIAVHQNIGTFHSVDGLAYEHVIEQELDQEKRERFGKRLSTLGVNDTDYYFMPIHSWQWNQTIVSMFAAEIAKKEIIPLGEGEDEYLPQQSIRTFVNLSNKEKFHVKLPMSILNTLVYRGLPSERTVIAPDVTKFMKNILENDSYLKETCRLGLLGEVATMNVNHRTFHQLKGAPYQYLEMLGVVWRESIYKELSDNEHAITLAALLHVDQEGIPFVSQLIEKSGLSVEEWVQKLTNSVLPPLLHYLYQYGTVFSPHGQNTVLVLKNYTPERIIMKDFVDDVNISDQPFQELAGLSVELKKVLRTEPPEGLTQFILTGLFICHFRYLSDILQENEQFSEYRFWNIVREEILSYQKKFPQLQERFELFDLLRPSFTKLTLNRNRMFDYGYEDGDDRPHASEYGTVANALHKVVAQTTN